The following are encoded together in the Neospora caninum Liverpool complete genome, chromosome IV genome:
- a CDS encoding putative Rab 11b — MAAGGSEDYDHLYKVILVGDATVGKTHLLSRYIRGTLPKSPKATIGVEFATRTVPLAVGGTVKAQARKAEKSVSSRIPNPDSHRTKGFNMLRNRALCIYLQSRLGALPLQIWDTAGQERYRSITSAHYRRAVGALLVYDVTRKSTFLNASKWLEELRQNSEPDIVIMMVGNKLDLVEKDPTARDVPYELAAKFAQANGLYFSEASAVTAFNVKHIFEHLLQEIYNHRTQGGEDAPGRSNGLGAYRDTTALGGVQLASAGAHYGHSQAASCCS, encoded by the exons ATGGCGGCGGGAGGCTCGGAAGACTACGATCACCTCTACAAAGTGATTCTCGTCGGAGACGCGACTGTGGGCAAGACGcatcttctctcgcgctaCATTCGGGGAACTTTGCCCAAGTCCCCGAAGGCAACCATCGGCGTCGAATTCGCCACTCGCACTGTGCCTCTTGCAGTCGGCGGAACCGTCAAAGCACAGgcaagaaaggcagaaaaaagtgtctcttctcgaaTTCCAAATCCCGACAGTCACCGCACCAAAGGCTTTAACATGCTAAGAAACCGAGCGctctgtatat ATTTGCAGTCAAGGCTGGGTGCGTTGCCTCTTCAGATATGGGACACTGCGGGCCAAGAGCGGTATCGAAGCATCACGAGTGCGCATTACCGGCGAGCGGTCGGGGCGTTGCTGGTCTACGACGTGACGCGGAAGTCGACTTTTTTGAACGCCTCCAAGTGGTTGGAGGAGTTGCGGCAAAACTCAGAGCCGGATATCGTCATCATGATGGTCGGGAACAAACTCGACTTGGTTGAGAAGGACCCGACAGCCCGAGAT GTCCCCTACGAGCTGGCTGCGAAGTTTGCGCAGGCGAATGGGCTGTACTTtagcgaggcgagcgcggtGACTGCATTCAACGTGAAGCACATCTTTGAGCATTTGCTCCAGGAAATCTACAACCACCGAACacagggcggcgaagacgcgccagGCCGCTCCAACGGGCTCGGCGCATACAGAGACACCACAGCCCTCGGTGGAGTCCAACTCGCGTCCGCGGGTGCACATTATGGACACTCCCAGGCCGCGTCGTGCTGCAGCTAG